A genomic segment from Syntrophorhabdales bacterium encodes:
- a CDS encoding amidohydrolase family protein, with amino-acid sequence MAQKTVDVHCHWFPKEYIDYLISRGKDNSPYCIHDGGTHFRMYFRGVPVGHIDRAGHYDLEARIRDMDAAGLDVQLLTVTLPGPETLERDIGVYWAKKCNDYLQDAARKYPGRFYHMASLPYQDVDAACEELERCKKMGAVGIQMFSNINGEAVFLEKFHPIYALADKFDMPMLLHPTLPLTASVMDMMKLPYQLWGYVLDTSMAVMSMIFQGVLAKFPNLKIIHGHLGGTVPYFVRRVQDAYKGYGKEWGIELKESPDITYKTRVYPDTTSFYSPAMKCCLEWVGPDHLIMGTDYAHRVGDPEGAIKAIKDTGKEMGYTQDQVDLMLGKNAERIFHLKK; translated from the coding sequence ATGGCGCAAAAGACTGTAGACGTGCATTGCCACTGGTTCCCTAAAGAATACATCGACTACCTGATATCGAGGGGCAAGGACAACAGCCCGTACTGCATACATGACGGAGGAACTCACTTCCGCATGTATTTCAGAGGCGTGCCCGTAGGCCATATCGACCGGGCAGGTCATTATGATCTGGAGGCGAGGATACGCGACATGGATGCGGCAGGCCTCGACGTGCAATTACTGACGGTCACCCTTCCCGGGCCTGAGACGCTCGAAAGAGACATCGGCGTCTACTGGGCTAAGAAATGCAATGATTACCTGCAGGATGCAGCGCGGAAATATCCGGGTCGCTTTTATCACATGGCGTCTTTACCCTATCAGGATGTTGATGCAGCATGCGAGGAATTGGAAAGATGCAAGAAGATGGGCGCGGTGGGCATCCAGATGTTTTCCAATATCAATGGTGAGGCTGTCTTTCTCGAGAAATTTCATCCAATCTACGCGCTTGCAGACAAGTTCGACATGCCTATGCTGTTACACCCGACTCTGCCCCTGACCGCTTCAGTCATGGATATGATGAAGCTGCCCTACCAACTCTGGGGGTACGTCCTCGACACGAGCATGGCCGTCATGAGCATGATCTTCCAGGGAGTGCTTGCAAAATTCCCGAACCTGAAAATTATCCACGGTCATTTGGGTGGAACTGTCCCCTATTTTGTCCGGAGGGTACAGGATGCTTACAAAGGGTATGGCAAGGAATGGGGTATCGAGCTGAAAGAGTCGCCCGACATCACATATAAGACCAGAGTTTACCCGGACACGACGTCCTTCTACAGCCCGGCCATGAAATGCTGTCTTGAATGGGTGGGTCCTGACCACCTGATCATGGGCACTGACTATGCACATCGGGTTGGTGATCCCGAAGGCGCGATCAAGGCTATAAAGGATACGGGGAAGGAGATGGGCTACACTCAGGATCAGGTGGATCTGATGCTGGGCAAGAATGCAGAGCGGATTTTCCATCTTAAGAAGTGA
- a CDS encoding PEP-utilizing enzyme: MSEKFNLDIHDRSISSLRTLRLPDDGDIFWFRDDLHQPYPICPLGMTTIQKHHAWGYHVGAEVTKLPPSKGGHVKIYKGRAMLGFETLTDPGEVARRAAEFEKLLAYCRPNWDTFYNGYIDEVKQGLIFMASVHDGFADTDLHQALRRSEAINRRNWEIHFITMYVADMLYFGFEAFCKSHGLAEKDFTIMLKGLDTMATETDTGMWELARLADTCGIVETILSVDAKALLPVLEKEVKAEPWLQALHTFLEAYGHRITAGHLDIIFPTWIEEPSPVIDTVKTYIPKTRQGWDIKAEREAAIREADGAASAFMATLNPEDQLEFKKQLDIGRKIYRFQEDHGFYIDGASTAGLHDVAMACGRRLTHYGLLKAPDDVFFLNYAELEEALALIAENRIPALYHFNRLIPPLIEERKEGWRQSAELKEAPLTLGKIPERAEDPILVKVFGMVDEVLKAGKVDELEVMEVFEGYPGSPGVAEGIARVVTTFDAFPTLQVGEILVCPYTATAWTPLFPKIKAVVTDTGGMLTHAAITAREYRIPAVVGTWRATRSIKDGDYIKVDGNAGVVEILKKA, from the coding sequence ATGTCTGAAAAATTTAACCTTGACATCCACGACCGCAGCATTTCGAGCCTGAGGACCTTACGGTTGCCTGACGATGGGGATATCTTCTGGTTCAGGGATGACCTCCACCAGCCCTACCCCATCTGCCCTTTGGGTATGACTACCATACAGAAACATCATGCGTGGGGTTACCATGTGGGGGCGGAAGTGACGAAGCTGCCACCATCGAAAGGCGGCCACGTCAAAATTTATAAAGGAAGGGCTATGCTCGGGTTCGAGACCCTCACCGATCCTGGCGAGGTAGCCAGGAGGGCAGCAGAATTCGAGAAGCTCCTGGCCTACTGCAGGCCCAACTGGGACACCTTCTACAATGGTTACATCGATGAAGTAAAGCAGGGTCTCATTTTCATGGCGTCGGTCCACGACGGTTTCGCTGATACCGACCTGCACCAGGCCCTCAGACGCAGCGAAGCCATTAACCGGAGGAATTGGGAGATCCACTTTATAACGATGTACGTGGCCGATATGCTCTACTTCGGTTTTGAGGCCTTCTGCAAGTCGCACGGTCTCGCGGAAAAGGATTTCACAATCATGCTGAAGGGCCTCGATACCATGGCCACCGAAACTGACACAGGAATGTGGGAACTCGCACGGTTGGCTGATACCTGCGGCATTGTCGAGACTATCCTCTCCGTCGATGCCAAAGCGCTCCTCCCGGTGCTGGAGAAAGAAGTAAAGGCCGAGCCCTGGCTTCAGGCCCTTCACACGTTTTTGGAGGCTTACGGGCATCGGATTACTGCAGGGCACCTCGATATAATCTTTCCCACATGGATCGAAGAGCCATCACCTGTCATCGACACGGTGAAGACCTATATTCCCAAGACACGACAGGGCTGGGACATCAAAGCAGAGCGCGAAGCTGCCATTAGAGAGGCGGATGGTGCAGCGTCCGCCTTCATGGCGACCCTGAACCCTGAAGATCAATTAGAATTCAAGAAGCAGCTCGACATCGGAAGAAAGATCTACCGTTTTCAGGAAGACCATGGATTCTACATCGACGGCGCGTCGACTGCCGGTCTTCATGACGTTGCCATGGCCTGTGGACGCAGGCTAACTCACTACGGGTTGCTCAAGGCTCCGGATGATGTCTTCTTTCTCAACTATGCCGAACTGGAAGAAGCACTTGCACTGATTGCTGAGAACAGAATTCCGGCGCTCTATCACTTCAACAGGCTTATACCACCCCTTATCGAGGAGAGAAAGGAAGGATGGAGGCAGTCTGCCGAACTCAAGGAAGCTCCGCTTACTCTCGGTAAAATACCGGAGCGGGCCGAGGACCCGATACTGGTTAAAGTCTTCGGCATGGTCGACGAGGTGCTCAAGGCGGGAAAAGTAGACGAGCTTGAGGTGATGGAGGTTTTTGAAGGCTACCCGGGTTCTCCCGGTGTTGCCGAAGGCATAGCTCGCGTGGTAACGACCTTTGACGCATTTCCCACGCTCCAGGTTGGGGAAATTCTCGTCTGCCCTTACACAGCCACTGCCTGGACACCGCTCTTTCCCAAGATCAAAGCGGTGGTCACGGACACGGGCGGCATGCTCACTCACGCGGCGATTACCGCCAGGGAATACCGCATTCCTGCAGTCGTGGGCACGTGGCGCGCCACGCGATCGATCAAAGACGGCGACTATATCAAAGTCGATGGGAATGCAGGAGTGGTGGAGATCCTGAAAAAAGCTTAA
- a CDS encoding DUF4325 domain-containing protein produces the protein MKTKPDLRAIILDILNKKGSLSVRDIVARTGFSRIYVQRFFKQLKDEGAIALVGKANQAHYILLEGLTRDRINAQRLYVHRILRNKNLSEHTVLQQIKNESGIYQKMAPNVAAILDYAFTEMLNNAIEHSQSDVIDTVVKKTPLEVQFVVSDHGIGIFQNIMQKKGLHDHLEAVQDLLKGKQTTAPEFHSGEGIFFTSKVADSLIISSSKKKLVFDNRNDDLYVTDGRLVAGTKVLFSIATRSSKALDDVFRSYTDDSLEFSKTTVLVKLYRAGVDYVSRSQARRIIAGLDSFKTIELDFKGVNSIGQGFADEIFRVWQSQHPGIKVVAKNASPNVLFMIRHVSEK, from the coding sequence ATGAAAACGAAGCCCGACCTGCGAGCCATTATCCTTGACATCCTGAACAAGAAGGGCAGCCTTAGCGTCCGAGACATTGTGGCAAGGACCGGCTTTTCAAGGATATACGTGCAGCGCTTCTTCAAGCAGTTGAAAGATGAAGGGGCAATTGCCCTCGTGGGGAAGGCCAACCAGGCCCACTATATACTCCTCGAGGGCCTGACGCGGGATCGCATAAACGCGCAGAGGCTATATGTGCATAGAATACTTCGCAACAAAAATCTTTCGGAGCACACTGTTCTGCAGCAGATAAAGAATGAGAGCGGCATTTACCAAAAAATGGCTCCGAATGTCGCAGCGATACTCGACTATGCCTTCACGGAAATGCTCAATAACGCTATTGAACACTCACAGTCAGATGTAATAGACACGGTCGTCAAGAAGACTCCATTAGAAGTCCAGTTCGTGGTTTCAGACCACGGTATCGGCATCTTTCAGAATATCATGCAAAAGAAGGGGCTTCATGATCATCTGGAGGCAGTGCAGGATCTTCTCAAGGGAAAGCAGACAACCGCTCCCGAATTTCACAGCGGCGAGGGGATCTTCTTTACATCCAAGGTGGCCGACTCGCTTATTATCAGCAGTTCTAAAAAGAAGCTTGTTTTTGATAACCGGAACGACGACCTGTACGTGACTGACGGTAGGTTGGTTGCGGGCACTAAAGTTTTATTCTCTATCGCCACTCGCTCAAGTAAAGCGCTTGATGATGTGTTCAGGAGTTACACGGATGACTCACTGGAGTTCAGTAAGACAACTGTTCTGGTGAAGCTCTACCGCGCGGGAGTTGATTATGTTTCAAGGTCTCAGGCCCGCAGAATCATTGCGGGACTCGACTCATTTAAAACAATCGAGCTTGATTTTAAGGGAGTAAACAGCATCGGCCAGGGTTTTGCCGACGAAATCTTCCGCGTCTGGCAATCTCAACATCCCGGGATCAAGGTTGTCGCCAAGAACGCAAGCCCCAACGTCCTCTTCATGATACGTCACGTCAGTGAGAAGTGA
- a CDS encoding FAD-binding protein, producing the protein MIDIDKEAIETDVLVVGGGIAGLMAAINAADQGVRVVVAEKANTKRSGSGATGNDHFVCYIPSIHGPDMTPIVTEVRNSLVGGYHDNCMTVKFLEHSFDRVKDWERWGISMKPTGKWEFIGHAFPGRPRVFLKYEGANQKLVLTAQAKKRGVRIENHLPVIDVIVNNGEVIGAVGLSIKDETPVLKLIRAKAVVLATGTANRLYPSISPGWMFNTAFCPSCTGGAQAIAFRAGAKLVNMEFPNKHAGPKYFARAGKATWIGVLDDTKGEPVGPFVTKPTKELGDITADVWNSVFTDMYKSGRGPTYMDCTGIAESDLKYMLRGLEHEGNTAMLKFMEEDGIDIRRRRVEFAQYEPFLIGRGVEIDLNGETDIAGLFAAGDPVGNFRADIAGAATFGWIAGGSAAGRAKKIRQRPDITNNPLVKERMRFCSQLMAREEGPGWKEANLALQQIMNDYAGTAVRSETLLSAGLKYLRDLKKKAVETLKAEDSHTLMRCLETIDLMQCGELILLTALERKETRALHVRSDYTFTNPLLQDKFITIKQEKGKIRIEWRDRR; encoded by the coding sequence ATGATTGATATTGATAAAGAAGCAATCGAGACGGACGTGCTGGTGGTGGGAGGCGGGATTGCGGGATTGATGGCAGCAATTAATGCTGCAGATCAGGGCGTGCGTGTGGTCGTGGCCGAGAAAGCGAATACGAAGCGGAGCGGTTCCGGAGCCACGGGAAACGACCATTTCGTCTGCTACATCCCATCGATCCATGGGCCGGATATGACGCCTATCGTCACGGAAGTCCGCAACAGCCTTGTTGGCGGTTACCATGATAACTGTATGACTGTTAAGTTTCTTGAGCATTCATTCGACCGCGTGAAGGACTGGGAACGCTGGGGCATTTCGATGAAGCCTACAGGGAAGTGGGAATTTATCGGCCACGCCTTCCCGGGCCGTCCGCGTGTCTTTCTCAAATACGAAGGGGCCAATCAGAAGCTGGTGCTGACCGCGCAGGCGAAGAAGCGTGGTGTGCGGATAGAAAATCATTTGCCCGTCATCGACGTCATTGTCAACAACGGAGAAGTGATTGGCGCCGTAGGTCTGAGCATTAAGGATGAAACTCCTGTGCTCAAGCTTATTCGCGCAAAAGCGGTTGTTCTGGCCACAGGGACAGCAAACCGACTGTATCCCTCGATCAGTCCGGGATGGATGTTCAATACCGCGTTCTGTCCGAGTTGCACCGGGGGTGCACAGGCTATAGCGTTTCGTGCCGGAGCAAAGCTGGTCAATATGGAGTTCCCGAACAAACATGCCGGGCCAAAATACTTTGCGCGCGCCGGTAAGGCAACCTGGATAGGAGTGCTTGATGATACCAAGGGCGAACCCGTAGGCCCCTTTGTTACAAAACCAACCAAGGAACTCGGGGACATTACCGCTGACGTATGGAACTCGGTGTTCACCGATATGTACAAGTCAGGGCGCGGCCCCACGTACATGGATTGCACAGGTATCGCCGAAAGCGATTTAAAATACATGCTCAGGGGCCTGGAGCACGAAGGCAACACCGCGATGTTAAAGTTCATGGAAGAGGATGGTATCGATATTCGCAGACGGCGGGTAGAATTCGCCCAGTACGAGCCTTTCCTCATCGGGCGAGGTGTCGAGATTGATCTGAATGGCGAAACCGATATCGCAGGCTTGTTTGCGGCAGGAGATCCGGTCGGCAATTTCCGGGCAGACATTGCCGGTGCGGCAACGTTCGGATGGATTGCAGGCGGAAGCGCTGCAGGCAGGGCAAAGAAGATACGGCAGCGTCCAGATATCACAAACAACCCTCTCGTGAAAGAACGCATGCGGTTCTGCTCCCAATTGATGGCCAGAGAAGAGGGCCCCGGTTGGAAAGAGGCAAACCTCGCCCTGCAGCAGATCATGAATGATTATGCAGGCACCGCGGTCAGATCTGAAACATTGCTCTCCGCGGGGTTGAAGTACCTGCGAGATTTAAAGAAGAAAGCGGTTGAAACCTTAAAAGCGGAAGATTCCCACACGTTGATGCGCTGCCTGGAGACCATCGACCTGATGCAGTGCGGTGAACTGATTCTTCTCACGGCCCTGGAAAGAAAAGAAACCAGAGCGCTTCACGTGCGGTCTGATTATACCTTTACGAACCCGTTGCTACAGGATAAGTTCATCACGATCAAGCAGGAGAAGGGCAAGATCCGCATCGAGTGGCGCGACCGCAGGTAG
- a CDS encoding ferredoxin family protein, producing the protein MPPILDKKKCNACGTCADICPTHVYRSMGKGVSPLVKYPEECWHCNACVLDCPKSAIRLRLPLPAMMLHVEAATPKRK; encoded by the coding sequence ATGCCACCGATTCTTGATAAGAAGAAGTGCAACGCCTGCGGAACGTGTGCGGACATCTGTCCCACGCATGTGTACAGATCTATGGGAAAAGGAGTCTCACCGCTGGTCAAGTATCCTGAGGAATGCTGGCACTGTAACGCCTGCGTCCTGGATTGCCCAAAGTCCGCCATACGACTGCGGCTTCCACTTCCCGCCATGATGCTTCATGTAGAAGCAGCTACTCCAAAGCGCAAATAG
- a CDS encoding TRAP transporter large permease: MIVALPFISLLLLLILGIPIAFSLAGAGILGIWLVKGDWGIVMVFLRTVPVNAVANYDLTTIPMFLLMAYFSSSSGLAKDLYTAASNWLSQIRGGLAIATVFACGIFGAMSGASVAAAAVMSNIAMPNMRRFGYSEELAAGSVGVGATLDILIPPSVPMVIYGIATQTSIGQLLVAGVVPGIVLGILLALSIIIWVTVSPSHAPKTESVPWRERWGSIGRIWPSLLLIVIVLALLYSGVATPTEVGAVGSFMAAAIGVAMGRLTWKGAIEALKETIKTSAMIFLILIGANIFGYYMTLSQIPQDVVAHVTEMHLNRWIIVIGITVVYFVISMFMDEIPLLLLTLPLSFPLVTSVGFDPVWFGVLSILMVAMGLVFPPVGMIAFVVSATAHVDLMKVYKGTSVLIVAIFVTTALVMIFPDLALWLPKTMR, translated from the coding sequence ATGATCGTTGCTCTTCCGTTTATCTCGCTGCTGTTACTGCTTATTTTGGGGATCCCGATCGCCTTCTCCCTTGCCGGAGCAGGCATCCTGGGCATCTGGCTCGTGAAGGGGGACTGGGGCATCGTCATGGTCTTCCTGAGGACCGTTCCCGTAAACGCGGTCGCCAATTATGATTTGACAACCATCCCCATGTTCCTCTTGATGGCCTACTTTTCATCGTCGAGCGGACTCGCTAAAGACCTTTACACAGCTGCCTCCAACTGGCTATCCCAGATCAGGGGCGGCCTTGCCATTGCGACGGTCTTTGCCTGCGGGATTTTCGGAGCTATGTCCGGAGCGAGTGTGGCAGCGGCTGCGGTCATGTCGAATATCGCTATGCCGAACATGCGTCGTTTCGGTTATTCCGAAGAGCTGGCCGCAGGCTCGGTAGGCGTAGGCGCGACACTCGATATTCTGATTCCTCCCAGTGTTCCCATGGTGATCTATGGCATTGCCACGCAGACCTCCATCGGGCAGTTGCTCGTGGCGGGCGTGGTTCCCGGGATCGTCCTTGGCATCCTGCTGGCCCTGTCCATTATCATCTGGGTGACCGTCAGTCCCTCACACGCTCCCAAGACGGAGTCGGTACCCTGGAGGGAGCGATGGGGGAGTATCGGCCGCATCTGGCCAAGCCTTTTGTTGATCGTTATTGTTCTGGCCCTCCTCTACTCAGGCGTTGCCACCCCGACGGAAGTCGGCGCGGTCGGCTCATTCATGGCAGCGGCAATCGGCGTTGCCATGGGCCGCCTCACATGGAAGGGAGCCATCGAGGCCCTGAAAGAAACGATCAAGACGTCCGCAATGATCTTTCTTATCCTGATCGGCGCCAATATCTTCGGCTATTACATGACACTGAGCCAGATCCCGCAAGACGTCGTCGCACACGTGACCGAAATGCATCTCAACCGGTGGATTATCGTCATCGGCATTACGGTCGTCTACTTCGTCATCAGCATGTTCATGGATGAAATTCCTCTGCTTCTTCTAACGTTGCCCCTGAGTTTCCCGCTGGTCACGTCGGTGGGCTTCGATCCAGTCTGGTTCGGGGTGCTTTCTATTTTGATGGTGGCCATGGGGCTCGTCTTTCCGCCTGTGGGGATGATCGCTTTTGTGGTCAGTGCCACAGCGCATGTTGATTTGATGAAGGTGTACAAAGGAACGTCCGTCTTAATCGTCGCCATCTTCGTGACAACCGCGCTGGTGATGATCTTCCCGGACCTTGCGCTGTGGCTTCCCAAAACCATGCGGTGA
- a CDS encoding TRAP transporter small permease, with the protein MEKFLYHCERVLTYVAVLSIFIMMCLTTADAIGRYFFGRPITGAYELTEKYFMLITIFLGVAYAYRGGAFIRVGILMDRMPMKVKVPINYCGQIFSILYGAVLVFASIQQLVRTLRHGTTLASLPGMPLWPGLIVIPIGLILMCLLMLKDLPRVKEGKSALFQDETPTL; encoded by the coding sequence ATGGAGAAATTCCTTTATCACTGTGAAAGAGTGCTGACCTATGTCGCCGTCCTGTCCATTTTTATTATGATGTGTCTCACCACGGCGGACGCAATCGGACGGTACTTCTTTGGCCGTCCGATCACCGGAGCGTACGAGCTCACAGAAAAGTATTTCATGCTCATTACGATCTTCCTGGGAGTTGCTTACGCTTATCGAGGGGGGGCCTTCATCCGTGTAGGCATCCTGATGGATCGCATGCCCATGAAAGTGAAGGTTCCCATAAACTACTGCGGTCAGATTTTTTCTATTCTTTACGGGGCGGTTCTTGTCTTTGCTTCGATCCAGCAGCTGGTCCGCACGCTTCGGCATGGCACGACCCTGGCCTCCCTGCCGGGGATGCCTCTGTGGCCGGGGCTCATCGTGATCCCGATCGGATTGATCCTTATGTGTCTGTTGATGCTAAAAGATCTTCCTCGAGTAAAGGAAGGCAAGTCTGCCCTCTTTCAGGATGAGACCCCTACCCTATGA
- a CDS encoding TRAP transporter substrate-binding protein: MGSLKKLWVAVLLVFALVTFFAGNLPAKDLSLNLMTPPKHLRNTNVFEPWAKMVDERTKGAIKIKMYFSNTMSPLSEMYDSTVSGVSDLTECYTFAVPGRFSLTEFLMLPEMGFPTSISCSRAMWQLYKTVPEVKAEYPNVKMLWLHATPGAKLMTRKKAVRTLEDLKGLKICVSGATMVKVAKALGFTPVTIPTPDIYVAMEKGTIDGFIRPSELLISRKLYEVTKYVTDVDLGHDLFYVIMNQKSWDSQTPEVQKVLTDLSGEWAVDFTGKAWDKFDTEAEAEVKAKHGVEYITLSTAEMARWKSLLVPIKNEYAAELEAKKLPGKKVLDVLNKMAEKK, translated from the coding sequence ATGGGATCACTGAAGAAGCTGTGGGTAGCAGTATTACTTGTCTTTGCACTGGTAACGTTCTTCGCCGGCAATCTTCCGGCAAAAGATTTGAGCTTGAATCTGATGACACCGCCGAAGCACCTCCGCAATACCAATGTGTTCGAGCCCTGGGCCAAGATGGTTGATGAACGCACGAAGGGGGCGATCAAGATCAAAATGTATTTCTCAAACACGATGTCTCCCCTGAGTGAAATGTATGACTCCACGGTGTCGGGCGTCTCTGATCTCACGGAATGCTACACCTTTGCCGTCCCGGGCCGTTTCTCGCTGACGGAGTTCCTGATGTTGCCCGAGATGGGGTTTCCGACGAGTATTAGTTGCTCGCGGGCGATGTGGCAGCTTTACAAAACGGTCCCCGAAGTGAAGGCGGAGTATCCGAATGTGAAGATGCTCTGGCTTCACGCCACACCAGGCGCTAAACTGATGACCCGCAAGAAAGCCGTCCGCACCCTCGAAGACCTGAAAGGCCTTAAGATATGCGTCTCTGGAGCTACGATGGTCAAAGTCGCCAAGGCCCTTGGCTTTACACCCGTGACCATCCCGACTCCCGACATTTATGTGGCCATGGAGAAGGGAACCATCGACGGCTTTATCCGTCCGAGCGAACTCCTGATTTCACGGAAGCTCTACGAAGTGACCAAGTACGTCACTGATGTAGACCTGGGGCACGACCTCTTTTACGTCATCATGAACCAGAAGAGTTGGGATTCGCAAACACCCGAGGTTCAAAAGGTCCTTACGGATCTTTCAGGCGAGTGGGCCGTCGACTTCACGGGCAAGGCCTGGGACAAGTTTGATACCGAGGCTGAAGCCGAGGTAAAAGCGAAGCATGGTGTTGAGTACATCACGCTATCGACCGCTGAGATGGCTCGCTGGAAGAGCCTGCTTGTCCCGATCAAGAATGAGTATGCCGCCGAGCTGGAGGCCAAGAAACTGCCGGGCAAGAAAGTGCTTGACGTGCTGAACAAGATGGCGGAGAAGAAGTAG
- a CDS encoding ABC transporter ATP-binding protein → MADILVVDNLTKWFGNLAAVSELSFNVVQGEILGMMGPNGAGKTTVFNLITGAYTPTSGRITYEGKDVTHLSAARRCRLGIGRTYQIPRPFENMTVLENLLVGAEYGGQLKGREARALCADVLEFTGLTAKKDLFAGKLMLLDRKRLELARGLATKPSLLLIDEVAAGLTEAEVERLLEVVKTIQKASVTIIWVEHILMMMNKGVDRLLVINAGQRLMCGDPAECMGSKEVQEVYLGAETEET, encoded by the coding sequence GTGGCTGATATACTTGTCGTTGACAATCTGACAAAGTGGTTTGGCAATCTCGCCGCCGTAAGCGAACTCTCCTTCAATGTGGTGCAGGGAGAGATTCTGGGCATGATGGGTCCCAACGGCGCGGGGAAGACAACAGTGTTTAACCTCATAACCGGCGCCTACACTCCTACAAGCGGCCGCATCACGTACGAGGGCAAAGACGTCACCCATCTCTCAGCAGCGCGTCGGTGCCGTCTAGGGATTGGCCGCACCTACCAGATCCCTCGCCCCTTCGAAAACATGACCGTCCTGGAGAATCTTCTCGTCGGTGCGGAGTATGGTGGCCAGCTCAAAGGCAGGGAGGCTCGCGCGCTTTGCGCTGACGTGCTTGAGTTTACGGGTCTTACCGCCAAGAAGGATCTTTTCGCCGGGAAGTTGATGCTTCTGGATCGTAAGAGGCTCGAGCTCGCCCGCGGCCTGGCCACGAAGCCTTCCCTCCTTCTCATTGATGAAGTCGCGGCAGGATTGACTGAGGCCGAGGTTGAGAGACTTCTGGAGGTCGTTAAGACTATCCAGAAAGCCAGCGTAACCATAATCTGGGTGGAACACATCCTCATGATGATGAACAAGGGAGTGGATCGCCTCCTGGTCATCAACGCCGGACAAAGGCTCATGTGCGGTGATCCGGCGGAATGCATGGGGTCAAAGGAAGTTCAGGAAGTTTACCTGGGGGCGGAGACGGAGGAAACCTGA
- a CDS encoding ABC transporter ATP-binding protein, producing MGKSILRVDKVDVHYGDFRALWDVSLDVEEAQVVSIIGANGAGKSTLLNTIAGVKKPSRGTVQFKGKTINGVAPYQTVVEGISLVPEGRRVFPRLTVLENLEIGSYTPKARRRKREALSKIYELFPILDERKYQLSSTLSGGEQQMLAIGRALMSWPQLILFDELSLGLAPVVIKQIYQKVKQINVDGITVLLVEQDIQRSLKAAHKVYVMQSGRIRLEGRPETLSQEEIREAYFGLGGLNAKDPSGKDPLKG from the coding sequence ATGGGGAAGAGCATCCTCAGGGTGGATAAGGTCGACGTCCACTACGGTGACTTTCGCGCCCTCTGGGATGTTTCGCTTGACGTGGAAGAAGCCCAGGTTGTTTCAATCATTGGTGCCAATGGAGCCGGAAAATCGACGTTGCTCAACACCATTGCGGGCGTGAAAAAACCTTCCCGCGGAACGGTTCAATTCAAGGGAAAGACAATCAACGGAGTAGCGCCCTATCAGACAGTAGTTGAGGGTATATCCCTGGTTCCGGAAGGGCGCCGGGTCTTTCCCCGTCTTACCGTGCTCGAGAACCTGGAAATCGGGTCATATACGCCTAAAGCACGAAGGCGGAAGAGGGAAGCCCTTAGCAAGATATACGAACTCTTTCCTATCCTCGACGAGCGTAAATACCAGCTCTCCAGCACGCTGAGCGGTGGCGAACAACAGATGCTCGCTATAGGACGTGCGCTGATGTCATGGCCACAGCTCATCCTCTTTGACGAACTCTCTCTGGGCCTCGCGCCGGTCGTCATCAAGCAGATCTATCAGAAGGTGAAGCAAATCAATGTCGACGGCATTACGGTGCTGCTCGTGGAACAGGATATACAGCGAAGTCTCAAGGCCGCGCACAAAGTCTACGTCATGCAATCGGGAAGAATCCGCCTGGAGGGGCGGCCTGAAACCCTTAGCCAGGAAGAGATTCGGGAGGCTTACTTCGGTTTGGGAGGTCTCAATGCGAAAGATCCATCCGGGAAGGACCCGCTGAAAGGCTGA